In Trichocoleus desertorum NBK24, the following are encoded in one genomic region:
- a CDS encoding fatty acid desaturase, with protein MTVSTVKPENLEFDAPASALRLKDILKTLPKECFQKNSRKAWSAALFSVAVVALGYWGLAVAPWFLLPVLWIFTGTGLTGFFVIGHDCGHRSFAKRRWVNDLVGHLFMMPLIYPFHSWRILHNFHHTHTNKLDIDNAWQPFQPEYYDSLPRSLQKGYEGLRGRFWWMASIVHWAGIHFTLAEFQPKDHRKVKLSVTVVLLFAAIAFPTLIVTTGIWGFVKFWLMPWLVYHFWMSTFTLVHHTAPDIAFYPEDQWNAADSQLSGTVHCNYPGWVESLCHDINVHVPHHISTAIPSYNLRMAYRSLQENWGDRLYRECNFSWALMKEITNRCHLYHSETCYRSFTDYRQGQ; from the coding sequence ATGACTGTATCGACCGTAAAGCCTGAGAATTTAGAGTTTGATGCACCTGCTTCAGCTCTACGTCTAAAAGATATTTTGAAAACCTTGCCGAAAGAATGTTTTCAAAAAAATAGCCGCAAGGCGTGGTCTGCTGCCTTATTCAGCGTTGCTGTCGTGGCTCTAGGTTATTGGGGTTTAGCGGTTGCCCCTTGGTTTCTCCTGCCTGTGCTCTGGATTTTTACAGGGACGGGGTTAACTGGCTTTTTCGTGATCGGGCATGACTGCGGACATCGCTCTTTTGCCAAGCGTCGCTGGGTCAACGATTTGGTGGGTCATTTATTTATGATGCCGCTGATTTATCCCTTCCATAGCTGGCGCATTCTTCACAACTTCCATCACACCCATACCAATAAGCTCGATATCGATAATGCTTGGCAACCTTTCCAGCCAGAGTACTACGATAGCTTGCCACGCTCGCTTCAGAAGGGCTATGAGGGGCTGCGGGGCCGTTTTTGGTGGATGGCGTCAATCGTGCATTGGGCAGGTATCCACTTCACTCTGGCAGAGTTTCAACCTAAGGATCACCGCAAAGTTAAGTTGTCTGTGACGGTTGTGTTGCTTTTTGCCGCGATCGCCTTTCCGACCCTAATTGTAACCACTGGAATTTGGGGCTTTGTCAAGTTTTGGCTGATGCCTTGGTTGGTCTACCATTTCTGGATGAGCACTTTCACGCTCGTGCATCATACTGCGCCAGATATTGCGTTTTATCCTGAAGACCAATGGAATGCGGCTGATTCTCAGCTTTCTGGTACGGTGCATTGCAATTACCCCGGTTGGGTAGAGTCTCTCTGCCATGACATTAATGTGCATGTGCCGCACCATATTTCCACCGCGATTCCGTCCTACAACTTACGGATGGCTTATCGAAGTTTGCAGGAAAACTGGGGCGATCGCTTATACAGAGAGTGCAACTTTTCTTGGGCGTTGATGAAAGAGATTACGAATCGGTGCCACTTGTATCACTCTGAGACTTGCTATCGCTCGTTTACCGACTATCGCCAAGGTCAATAG
- the thrC gene encoding threonine synthase, translating to MTLSLSSANSSALGSAPKAVSWPGLIEAYRPYLPVTDQTPVVTLHEGNTPLIPVPAIAEQIGRQVQVFVKYDGLNPTGSFKDRGMTLAISKAKEAGAKAVICASTGNTSAAAAAYARRGGMRAFVLIPDGYVALGKLAQALLYGAEVLAIQGNFDQALEIVREMAATHPVTLVNSVNPYRLEGQKTAAFEIVDVLGNAPDWLCIPVGNAGNISAYWMGFCQYHQEGRCDRLPRMMGFQAAGAAPLISGIPIQHPETIATAIRIGNPANWEKAIAVKDASQGAFNPVTDEEILEAYRLLASQEGIFCEPASAASVAGMLKVKDQIPTGATVVCVLTGNGLKDPDSAIKHSANQFKQGIAPDLAAVAQAMGF from the coding sequence GTGACTCTAAGCCTGTCCTCCGCTAATTCCTCTGCTCTTGGATCTGCACCAAAGGCCGTAAGTTGGCCAGGTCTGATTGAAGCCTACCGACCCTATCTACCCGTTACCGACCAGACCCCTGTGGTAACGCTACATGAGGGCAATACTCCCCTCATTCCTGTCCCTGCGATCGCAGAGCAGATTGGTAGACAAGTCCAGGTGTTCGTAAAATATGACGGTCTTAACCCCACCGGAAGTTTCAAAGATCGCGGTATGACTTTGGCAATTTCCAAAGCCAAAGAAGCGGGGGCGAAAGCTGTCATTTGTGCCAGCACGGGTAACACTTCAGCCGCAGCGGCAGCCTATGCCCGTCGAGGCGGAATGCGCGCCTTTGTCTTAATTCCAGATGGCTATGTCGCCTTGGGCAAACTTGCACAGGCTTTACTGTATGGTGCGGAAGTGCTAGCCATTCAGGGCAACTTTGATCAAGCCTTAGAAATTGTGCGAGAAATGGCCGCAACTCACCCTGTTACTTTGGTGAACTCGGTTAACCCTTATCGCCTAGAAGGGCAGAAAACTGCTGCCTTCGAAATTGTGGATGTGTTGGGTAACGCCCCCGATTGGCTCTGCATCCCAGTCGGAAATGCGGGTAATATCTCCGCTTACTGGATGGGCTTTTGTCAGTATCACCAAGAAGGTCGTTGCGATCGCCTGCCCCGCATGATGGGTTTCCAGGCCGCAGGTGCTGCCCCTTTGATCTCCGGCATTCCAATTCAGCATCCCGAAACCATAGCCACCGCCATCCGGATTGGCAATCCAGCTAACTGGGAAAAAGCGATCGCGGTCAAAGATGCCAGCCAAGGTGCTTTCAACCCAGTTACAGATGAGGAAATCTTGGAAGCTTATCGTCTCTTGGCTTCCCAAGAAGGGATTTTCTGTGAACCTGCCAGTGCCGCGTCGGTGGCGGGCATGTTGAAGGTTAAGGATCAAATTCCTACGGGAGCCACAGTCGTTTGTGTCCTCACAGGCAACGGCTTGAAAGATCCAGACTCAGCGATTAAACACAGCGCCAATCAGTTTAAACAGGGAATTGCGCCTGATTTAGCGGCGGTAGCTCAAGCGATGGGTTTCTAG
- a CDS encoding site-2 protease family protein, with amino-acid sequence MTFWLLSLVFLLGFITYLVVQRNVVSITRTPVWILWLVMMTPALIWSTWTLVYGENNPPPPILVIGPFVTCTLLYWLLIRLGRIPNSSSNAAEATNQTVVQAAKHSLKADPTATETQTVVKPINKEEEASLQSCFPWSVYYVQNIEYRPQAVICRGQLRTTPDAAYQTIRDNIEAQFGDRFLVMLQEGANGKPFFALVPNSQSQQADQSKQEPLTRPGLALGLLVATFFTTTLAGIEIAGVSVTSLSQLFAEPKLFLAGFPYALALMTILGIHESGHYWTARFYKVRATLPYFIPIPFFLGTFGAFIQIRSPIPNRKALFDLGISGPMTGLIITLPILIWGLMHSTTVPATDQLGLNFNALNPSTSFLLALLSKLALGAALTAETAIKLHPVAIAGCLGLIVTALNLMPVGQLDGGHVVHAMFGQRTGALIGQVTRLLVLGLSLVQPDFFLWAVLLFFMPVVDAPALNDVSELDNRRDLLGLFTLGLLLIIILPAPRIVTQILGF; translated from the coding sequence ATGACTTTTTGGTTGCTCTCACTCGTATTCTTGCTTGGCTTCATCACCTACTTGGTTGTGCAGCGCAATGTCGTTAGCATTACTCGGACACCTGTCTGGATTTTATGGCTAGTGATGATGACTCCTGCCCTGATTTGGAGCACCTGGACACTGGTTTACGGTGAGAATAATCCGCCACCGCCTATTTTAGTGATCGGACCTTTTGTCACTTGTACTCTTTTGTATTGGTTGCTCATTCGCCTAGGGCGCATCCCTAATTCATCTAGTAATGCCGCTGAGGCTACTAACCAAACCGTCGTGCAAGCAGCAAAGCATTCCTTGAAGGCTGACCCAACAGCTACTGAAACCCAAACGGTGGTCAAGCCGATTAATAAAGAGGAAGAAGCAAGTTTACAAAGCTGCTTTCCTTGGTCAGTCTACTATGTTCAGAACATTGAGTACCGTCCTCAGGCAGTGATTTGTCGCGGTCAGTTGCGCACTACACCCGACGCAGCCTATCAGACGATTCGGGACAATATTGAAGCTCAATTTGGCGATCGCTTCTTGGTGATGCTGCAAGAAGGAGCTAATGGCAAGCCTTTTTTTGCCCTGGTGCCAAACTCCCAGAGTCAACAGGCCGATCAATCGAAGCAAGAACCCCTCACGCGACCCGGATTAGCGTTGGGATTATTGGTTGCCACATTTTTTACCACTACCCTAGCGGGAATTGAGATTGCTGGAGTCTCTGTCACTTCGCTCTCACAGTTGTTTGCTGAGCCGAAATTATTTTTGGCAGGGTTTCCCTATGCCTTGGCTTTAATGACAATTTTGGGGATTCATGAGTCAGGTCACTATTGGACGGCTCGCTTCTACAAAGTGCGGGCGACGCTGCCTTATTTCATTCCCATCCCTTTCTTCCTGGGTACATTTGGCGCGTTTATCCAAATCCGCTCCCCGATTCCTAATCGTAAGGCTTTGTTTGATCTAGGCATTTCAGGCCCGATGACTGGCTTGATCATCACTCTGCCTATCTTGATTTGGGGGCTGATGCACTCTACAACTGTGCCTGCCACTGACCAACTTGGCCTCAACTTTAATGCGTTGAATCCCAGTACCTCGTTTTTGCTCGCACTTTTAAGTAAATTGGCCTTGGGTGCTGCCTTAACTGCTGAAACTGCTATTAAGCTGCATCCTGTGGCGATCGCAGGCTGCTTGGGTTTAATTGTTACAGCGCTTAACTTAATGCCTGTGGGACAGCTTGATGGCGGTCATGTGGTGCATGCTATGTTTGGTCAACGCACTGGAGCCTTGATTGGGCAAGTGACGCGGCTTTTGGTTTTAGGACTGTCTCTCGTGCAACCGGATTTCTTTCTCTGGGCGGTGCTGCTATTTTTTATGCCAGTAGTAGATGCACCCGCACTCAACGACGTGAGTGAACTCGACAATCGGCGAGATTTGCTGGGATTGTTTACCTTAGGCCTGCTGTTAATTATTATTTTGCCTGCCCCCAGAATTGTGACTCAAATCCTAGGTTTTTAG
- a CDS encoding MBL fold metallo-hydrolase — MPEPQSSLSKQPRVVLDGQPHTLYAFPPNRDTLGGTAYFIVGNDANILIDCPAWNEANLLFLQAQGSVRWLFITHRGGISKHVSEIQAALGCEIVVQEQEAYLLPGLNPTQFRETFTFYSEAQALWTPGHSPGSACLYHPAYGGVLFSGRHLIPSAQGEPVPLRIAKTFHWPRQLRSIRQLLEQFTPQTLNFICPGANTGFLRGDRAIAQAYDRLAQLDLATYAQAKPLL, encoded by the coding sequence ATGCCAGAGCCACAAAGCTCCCTATCGAAGCAGCCTCGTGTTGTCTTGGATGGACAGCCTCACACCCTGTATGCCTTCCCCCCCAACCGAGATACTTTGGGCGGAACTGCTTATTTCATTGTAGGAAATGATGCCAATATCCTGATCGATTGCCCTGCTTGGAATGAAGCCAACTTGCTATTCTTACAAGCTCAAGGTAGCGTCCGCTGGCTGTTTATTACGCATCGAGGTGGGATCAGCAAGCATGTGAGCGAAATCCAGGCTGCTTTGGGATGCGAAATTGTAGTTCAAGAACAAGAAGCCTATTTACTGCCAGGGTTAAATCCAACTCAGTTTCGTGAAACTTTTACGTTTTATTCAGAGGCTCAAGCGCTTTGGACACCGGGCCACTCTCCAGGCTCTGCTTGCCTTTACCATCCAGCCTATGGGGGGGTGCTGTTCTCTGGGCGGCACTTAATTCCTAGTGCTCAGGGGGAACCTGTACCGTTGCGGATTGCCAAAACTTTCCATTGGCCCCGCCAATTGCGGAGCATTCGACAACTCCTAGAGCAATTTACGCCTCAAACTCTCAACTTTATCTGTCCGGGAGCCAACACGGGTTTTTTGCGAGGCGATCGCGCTATTGCCCAAGCTTACGATCGCCTCGCTCAGCTCGATTTGGCTACTTACGCTCAAGCCAAGCCCCTACTTTAA
- a CDS encoding UDP-glucose/GDP-mannose dehydrogenase family protein, producing MRVCVIGTGYVGLVTGVCLAHIGHDVICVDNNEEKVKLMQAGQSPIFEPGLSDLMQSSIQRGKIQFTTDLGAGVNHGEILFIAVGTPPLPTGESDTRYVEAVARGIGSHLNGGYKVIVNKSTVPIGSGDWVRMIVLDGIAERQQALVGAGGAVTEENLGAQFDVVSNPEFLREGSAVYDTFNPDRIVLGSNSSKAIAMMQELYTPITERQFAEDKSLPPVPVVATDISSAEMVKYASNAFLATKISFINEVANICDRVGADVVQVAKGIGLDSRIGSKFLQAGIGWGGSCFPKDVSALIHTADDYGYEAHLLKAAVSVNQRQRLIALEKLQQVLKILKGKTVGLLGLTFKPDTDDMRDAPALDLIEHLTRLGTKVKAYDPIVSQTGLRHGLSNVLVETDPERLADGCDALVLVTDWQQFRTLDYGKMAKLMNNPVMIDGRNFLEEEILERAGFRYLGVGR from the coding sequence ATGCGCGTTTGTGTCATTGGTACTGGATACGTTGGCCTAGTAACTGGAGTCTGCTTGGCTCACATTGGACATGATGTGATCTGCGTTGACAACAACGAAGAGAAAGTCAAACTGATGCAGGCTGGTCAATCTCCCATCTTTGAACCAGGGCTGTCAGACTTGATGCAGTCTTCAATTCAACGTGGAAAGATTCAATTCACAACTGACTTGGGTGCAGGCGTTAATCACGGAGAAATTCTTTTCATTGCAGTGGGTACGCCACCGTTGCCGACGGGTGAAAGTGACACTCGCTATGTAGAAGCGGTCGCTCGTGGTATTGGTAGCCATCTGAACGGCGGCTATAAGGTGATTGTGAACAAGTCCACTGTACCCATTGGCTCAGGTGACTGGGTCAGAATGATTGTGCTCGATGGCATTGCTGAGCGTCAGCAAGCTTTGGTAGGAGCAGGTGGTGCTGTGACTGAGGAAAACCTCGGTGCTCAGTTTGATGTGGTCAGCAACCCTGAATTCTTGCGCGAAGGTTCGGCTGTATACGACACCTTTAATCCTGACCGGATTGTTTTAGGCAGCAACAGCTCTAAGGCGATCGCGATGATGCAGGAACTCTACACCCCCATTACAGAGCGCCAATTTGCTGAGGACAAGTCCTTGCCCCCAGTGCCCGTGGTTGCTACAGACATCAGCTCGGCAGAGATGGTGAAGTATGCCTCTAACGCTTTCCTAGCCACTAAGATCAGCTTTATCAACGAAGTTGCCAATATCTGCGATCGCGTTGGTGCGGATGTGGTGCAAGTCGCTAAAGGCATTGGTCTGGACTCCCGGATTGGCAGCAAGTTCTTGCAAGCGGGGATTGGTTGGGGTGGTTCCTGCTTCCCCAAAGATGTCTCAGCACTGATTCATACTGCTGATGACTATGGCTACGAAGCTCACTTGCTCAAGGCTGCGGTCAGCGTTAACCAGCGCCAACGCTTGATTGCTCTGGAAAAACTCCAGCAAGTCCTCAAAATTTTGAAAGGCAAAACGGTTGGTTTGTTGGGTCTGACCTTCAAGCCCGATACAGACGATATGCGAGATGCGCCTGCTCTAGACTTGATTGAGCACCTAACTCGTTTGGGTACCAAAGTGAAAGCTTACGACCCCATTGTTTCCCAAACTGGTTTGCGTCATGGTCTATCCAACGTGCTAGTGGAGACTGATCCTGAGCGCTTGGCCGATGGTTGTGATGCGTTGGTGTTGGTGACTGACTGGCAGCAATTCCGCACCCTTGACTATGGCAAAATGGCGAAGTTGATGAACAACCCCGTTATGATTGACGGTCGTAACTTCTTGGAAGAAGAAATCTTGGAGCGGGCTGGTTTCCGCTACCTGGGTGTGGGTAGATAG